The proteins below come from a single Oxyura jamaicensis isolate SHBP4307 breed ruddy duck chromosome 1, BPBGC_Ojam_1.0, whole genome shotgun sequence genomic window:
- the CCDC70 gene encoding coiled-coil domain-containing protein 70, whose amino-acid sequence MNQSYNSQVMSCSPYFSSRQEKLLMKLQAEKAFREEVQGFQKTMKNFREKIKAFRENIGAFKMAIQAFWEEERPIWEEAAAFLEEENAFQEEAETFWREYCDFWKHSNAFWKKDADFWKEDQLLWEEDKVLLDEDRVLWEEEKALWADEKALLEEERAVWKDEEELHEDEKTLEEDKILIWQEAFGPEREDGLLAVAGVGSWGVAACRGRA is encoded by the coding sequence ATGAACCAGAGCTACAATTCTCAGGTGATGTCCTGCTCTCCCTATTTCTCCTCCCGCCAAGAGAAGCTCCTCATGAAGCTGCAGGCTGAGAAAGCCTTTCGGGAGGAGGTTCAGGGCTTTCAGAAGACAATGAAGAACTTTCGGGAGAAGATCAAGGCATTTCGGGAAAATATCGGAGCTTTCAAGATGGCCATCCAAGCCTTCTGGGAGGAGGAAAGGCCCAtctgggaggaggcagctgcctttttggaggaagaaaatgcttttcaggagGAAGCAGAAACCTTCTGGAGGGAGTATTGTGACTTCTGGAAGCACTCTAATGCATTCTGGAAGAAGGATGCAGATTTCTGGAAAGAAGATCAGCTCCTCTGGGAGGAAGACAAAGTCCTTCTGGATGAGGACAGGGTCctatgggaagaagaaaaagccctGTGGGCAGATGAAAAAGCTCTCCTGGAAGAGGAGAGAGCAGTCTGGAAAGATGAGGAAGAACTCCATGAAGACGAAAAAACCCTTGAGGAGGATAAGATATTGATCTGGCAGGAGGCCTTTGGTCCCGAGAGAGAGGACGGGCTCCTGGCTGTTGCTGGGGTTGGTTCTTGGGGTgttgctgcctgcagaggaaGAGCATAA